A stretch of the Uranotaenia lowii strain MFRU-FL chromosome 3, ASM2978415v1, whole genome shotgun sequence genome encodes the following:
- the LOC129754556 gene encoding uncharacterized protein LOC129754556, translated as MHLICGWILIAFSSFHVLQSAVYDATIDEFHQEPGTDHDYVILDTVRVTRKSRNHYQLHGSFRLMQNWGNDIVVHYEIVNQRNVKVVNGKAFVCDLNGSDDPITLSVHKTAHFPPHGECPMPKGNYSLNGYELTDESLPPMVPPGKFVLSIRVESPEGKHIVAYKVYSTIKYV; from the exons ATGCATTTAATCTGTGGCTGGATTTTGATAGCATTCTCAAGCTTCCACGTTCTTCAAAGTGCA GTATACGATGCTACAATCGATGAATTTCATCAGGAACCTGGAACTGATCATGATTACGTCATTCTGGATACTGTGCGAGTGACGCGTAAGTCAAGGAACCACTATCAGCTGCATGGTTCTTTCAGGTTGATGCAAAATTGGGGGAATGACATCGTT GTCCACTACGAAATCGTGAACCAGAGGAACGTGAAAGTGGTCAATGGGAAGGCATTCGTTTGCGATCTGAATGGGTCGGATGATCCGATAACGTTGTCGGTGCATAAGACGGCCCATTTCCCGCCCCATGGGGAGTGTCCGATGCCGAAGGGCAATTACTCCCTCAATGGGTACGAGCTGACGGATGAAAGTTTACCCCCGATGGTTCCGCCCGGGAAGTTCGTTCTTTCGATTCGCGTCGAAAGCCCTGAGGGAAAGCACATCGTTGCCTATAAGGTGTATTCGACAATCAAATATGTATAA